From Butyricimonas paravirosa, one genomic window encodes:
- a CDS encoding HU family DNA-binding protein → MNKAQLIDAIAEKAGLTKADSKKALEAFVATIGESLKKDEKVALVGFGSFSVSERSARAGRNPQTGKTIQIPAKKVVRFKAGAELEGQL, encoded by the coding sequence ATGAATAAAGCTCAATTAATTGACGCGATTGCTGAAAAAGCTGGTTTGACAAAAGCAGATTCTAAAAAAGCATTAGAGGCTTTTGTAGCTACGATCGGAGAATCTTTGAAAAAAGATGAAAAAGTAGCATTGGTTGGTTTCGGATCTTTCTCTGTATCTGAAAGAAGTGCAAGAGCAGGTAGAAATCCGCAAACCGGGAAAACAATCCAAATTCCGGCTAAGAAGGTGGTGAGATTTAAAGCTGGTGCTGAATTAGAAGGCCAACTATAA
- a CDS encoding TrmH family RNA methyltransferase, with amino-acid sequence MHTVREQVEYLSEFVTDYKNDLFRRLIAERTSYVTMVLEDFYQQHNCSAVLRSCDCFGIQNVHVIENMNSFTDNSEISMGAADWLTVHRHRKRENNTVETIEMLKSQGYRIVATTPHERDTFIDDIDLYKGKMAFFMGTELTGLSDDVLSRADEFVKVPMYGFTESYNVSVCAALLMYSVVQRLRQTDIDWHLPEEERYEVLFAWYKRSIKASAQILERFNHNE; translated from the coding sequence ATGCATACTGTAAGAGAGCAGGTTGAGTATCTGAGTGAGTTTGTGACGGATTATAAGAATGATTTGTTTCGTCGGTTAATTGCGGAACGAACGAGTTATGTCACGATGGTACTTGAGGATTTTTACCAGCAACATAATTGTAGCGCCGTGTTGCGTTCGTGCGATTGTTTCGGGATTCAGAACGTTCATGTGATTGAAAATATGAATTCTTTCACGGATAATTCCGAGATTTCGATGGGAGCTGCCGACTGGCTGACCGTTCATCGGCATCGGAAGAGAGAGAATAACACGGTGGAGACGATTGAGATGTTGAAATCACAGGGATACCGGATCGTGGCGACAACCCCGCATGAACGAGATACTTTTATTGATGATATTGACCTCTACAAGGGGAAGATGGCTTTTTTCATGGGAACGGAGCTGACAGGATTGTCGGATGACGTGTTGTCGAGGGCCGACGAGTTCGTGAAAGTACCCATGTATGGTTTTACGGAGAGTTATAACGTGAGCGTGTGTGCCGCTTTACTGATGTATAGCGTGGTACAGCGTTTGCGACAAACAGATATAGACTGGCATTTACCGGAGGAGGAACGTTACGAAGTGTTATTTGCTTGGTACAAGCGTTCGATTAAGGCTTCGGCTCAGATATTGGAAAGGTTTAATCATAACGAGTGA
- a CDS encoding NAD(P)/FAD-dependent oxidoreductase: MYKEIELRITPEEAHDREIVNELLAMMLHVGQERIVHVEILRKSIDARQRRVVIQLKVGVHLDRVEQKERVFTPQYRDVSSAGTVVVVGAGPAGLFAALRLIELGKRPIVLERGKCVEERKQDLNRLYKTGVANEDSNYGFGEGGAGTFSDGKLFTRSKKRGNVDRILEILVYHGANPNILIDAHPHIGTDKLPQVIVNMRKTIEKYGGEVRFNSRVRDIIIEQNRVKGVVTGDEEIRAEHVILATGHSARDVYRMLRARSVLMLPKDFAVGLRLEHPQELIDRIQYHNPQGRGNFLPAAEYSFVTNVDGRGVYSFCMCPGGVVVPACTGPEQQVVNGMSASGRNTAWANSAMVTSIGESELAGMRYKGLFAGLEFQEDLERASWEQGGKNLYAPAQRLTHFLRGHLSENLPKSSYKPGVRVTSFQEWLPEVVYQRLCAGLEQFGKKARGFITEDALLLGVESRTSSPLRIPRETEKMMHPEIVGLYPCGEGAGYAGGIVSAAMDGEGCAEAIC; this comes from the coding sequence ATGTATAAAGAAATAGAATTGAGGATTACGCCGGAAGAGGCACATGATCGAGAGATTGTTAATGAACTGTTGGCAATGATGTTGCACGTGGGGCAGGAGAGGATTGTGCATGTGGAGATTTTGCGAAAATCAATAGATGCCCGTCAGCGTAGGGTTGTTATTCAACTGAAAGTTGGTGTTCATCTGGATCGGGTGGAACAGAAGGAACGGGTATTTACTCCCCAATACCGGGATGTTTCGTCTGCCGGGACGGTGGTCGTGGTGGGTGCCGGACCGGCCGGTTTGTTTGCGGCTTTACGCTTGATCGAGTTGGGGAAAAGACCGATAGTTTTGGAGAGAGGGAAATGCGTGGAAGAGCGGAAACAGGATCTGAATCGTTTGTACAAAACCGGGGTGGCGAATGAAGATTCGAATTACGGTTTCGGGGAAGGAGGGGCCGGGACGTTCTCGGATGGTAAATTGTTTACCCGCTCGAAGAAGCGGGGGAATGTGGATCGTATTTTGGAAATCCTGGTCTATCATGGGGCGAATCCTAATATATTGATTGATGCACACCCGCATATCGGCACGGATAAATTGCCTCAGGTGATTGTGAATATGCGTAAGACGATTGAGAAGTATGGTGGCGAAGTACGTTTTAATAGTCGGGTGAGGGATATTATTATAGAGCAGAACCGGGTGAAAGGAGTGGTGACGGGTGATGAGGAGATTCGGGCAGAACACGTTATTCTTGCCACGGGACATTCGGCCCGTGACGTATACCGGATGTTACGGGCCCGGTCCGTGTTGATGCTGCCGAAGGATTTTGCCGTGGGGCTTCGACTGGAACATCCGCAAGAGTTAATTGACCGGATTCAGTACCATAACCCGCAAGGGCGGGGAAATTTTCTACCTGCGGCCGAGTATAGTTTCGTGACAAATGTGGATGGGCGAGGGGTATATTCATTTTGTATGTGTCCCGGAGGGGTGGTCGTTCCGGCTTGCACGGGACCGGAACAACAAGTGGTGAACGGTATGTCTGCATCCGGTAGAAACACGGCATGGGCAAATTCGGCCATGGTAACCTCGATCGGGGAAAGTGAATTGGCCGGGATGCGTTACAAGGGGTTATTTGCCGGGTTGGAATTTCAAGAGGATTTAGAGCGGGCGTCTTGGGAACAGGGAGGGAAAAATTTGTATGCTCCGGCTCAACGATTAACTCATTTTCTGAGAGGACATTTAAGTGAAAATTTACCAAAAAGTTCTTATAAACCGGGGGTACGGGTAACCTCTTTTCAGGAATGGTTACCCGAAGTTGTTTACCAGCGTCTTTGTGCCGGATTGGAGCAGTTCGGGAAAAAGGCCCGGGGGTTTATCACGGAGGATGCCCTTCTGTTGGGTGTGGAGAGTCGTACTTCTTCTCCATTGAGGATTCCGAGAGAAACAGAAAAGATGATGCATCCGGAAATTGTCGGGTTATATCCCTGTGGAGAAGGAGCCGGATATGCCGGGGGAATTGTCTCGGCCGCAATGGATGGAGAAGGCTGTGCAGAGGCAATTTGTTAA
- a CDS encoding SDR family oxidoreductase, which produces MNKIALITGATSGIGKATATKLAEIGYNLIITGRRGDRLTALEDELKTKGIQVLTLQFDVRNQQEVHNAISNLPAEWQNIDILVNNAGLAVGTSPIQDGILDDWERMIDTNVKGLLYITHEVAPLMIKNEKGHIVNIASVAGKEVYPGGNVYCATKHAVDALSKAMRIDMLKHNIKVTNIAPGMVETEFSVVRYKGDQQAADNVYKGVTPLTGEDIADTIVFAVTRPAHICLNDIQIMPTAQASSRDVNRK; this is translated from the coding sequence ATGAACAAGATAGCGTTAATCACAGGAGCCACTTCCGGTATCGGAAAGGCAACAGCGACCAAATTGGCCGAAATCGGGTATAACCTCATTATCACCGGACGCCGGGGCGATCGTCTGACCGCACTGGAAGACGAATTAAAGACAAAAGGCATTCAAGTACTGACTCTTCAATTCGATGTTCGTAACCAACAGGAAGTTCACAACGCAATCAGCAACCTACCGGCAGAATGGCAAAATATAGATATTTTAGTCAACAATGCAGGTCTTGCCGTGGGAACTTCTCCTATCCAAGATGGGATTTTGGATGATTGGGAACGCATGATCGACACCAACGTGAAAGGCCTTCTTTACATCACCCACGAAGTAGCCCCCTTGATGATCAAAAATGAAAAAGGACATATCGTCAACATCGCCTCCGTGGCAGGTAAGGAAGTTTACCCCGGTGGGAACGTGTATTGTGCCACCAAACACGCCGTGGACGCCCTTTCCAAAGCCATGCGCATCGATATGTTGAAACACAACATCAAGGTAACCAACATCGCTCCGGGAATGGTTGAAACCGAATTCTCTGTAGTGCGCTACAAAGGTGACCAACAAGCCGCAGACAACGTGTACAAGGGTGTTACCCCTCTCACGGGAGAAGACATCGCCGACACGATCGTGTTTGCCGTGACCCGTCCGGCTCACATCTGTTTGAACGATATTCAGATTATGCCTACCGCTCAAGCTAGTTCTAGAGACGTGAACAGGAAATAA
- a CDS encoding dipeptidyl-peptidase 3 family protein has protein sequence MKEQVYLLEQFDDIKILRYDVPAFEGLSLREKLFVYYLSQAALAGRDILWDQNNKYNLRVREALESILRAYQGSRETEEFQAFLVYAKKVFFANGVHHHYSMEKFTPSFTPEYFKSLLREVGAEQLYEEVERVIFDPKYMAKRVVLDEGKDLVQASANHYYEGVTQEEVEKFYGEKKKENALLSWGLNSTLVRDEKGQLQEQVWFAGGKYGKEIRRIVEYLKKAAEYACNEHQKEVIELLIQYYETGDLSLFDRYSIEWVKEVAAPIDFINGFIEVYGDPLAYKASWESVVQIMDEEACKRTRKLADNAMWFERNAPIDERFKKSEVVGITARVVQAAMLGGDCHPATPIGINLPNAEWIRERYGSKSVTLDNITYAYDRASLNSGVLDEFAYSDEEKELVRTYGYVGGNVHTDLHECLGHGSGKMLPGVGQEALKNYYSTIEEARADLFALYYVMDPKLVELGVIPSLEVAKSEYCNYIRNGLVVQLTRVKFGNNLEESHMRNRQLIASWVYEKGKADNVIERVSRDGKTYFTIRDYEALRKLFGRLLAEVQRVKSEGDFEGARNLIENYGVRIDPVLHQEVLERYQKLNVAPYAGFVNPKYRLVEEEGKVVDVKIEYPTDFLAQMLEYGDNK, from the coding sequence ATGAAAGAACAAGTGTATTTATTGGAACAGTTTGACGATATAAAGATATTGCGTTACGATGTCCCCGCTTTTGAGGGATTGTCCTTGCGGGAAAAGTTATTTGTTTATTACTTGAGCCAGGCGGCTTTGGCCGGGAGAGATATTCTCTGGGATCAGAATAATAAATACAATCTTCGGGTCCGGGAGGCATTGGAAAGTATTCTTCGGGCATATCAAGGAAGCCGGGAGACGGAAGAGTTTCAGGCTTTTTTGGTGTACGCTAAAAAAGTGTTTTTTGCTAACGGGGTACATCATCATTACTCGATGGAAAAGTTTACCCCTTCCTTTACTCCCGAATATTTTAAGTCACTTCTTCGGGAAGTGGGAGCGGAACAGTTGTACGAGGAAGTGGAACGTGTTATTTTTGATCCGAAATATATGGCGAAGCGGGTGGTACTGGACGAGGGGAAGGATCTGGTGCAGGCGTCTGCCAATCATTATTACGAGGGGGTGACACAAGAAGAGGTGGAGAAATTCTACGGGGAGAAGAAAAAAGAGAATGCGTTGCTTTCTTGGGGATTAAATTCTACGTTGGTACGTGATGAAAAAGGTCAGTTGCAAGAGCAGGTTTGGTTTGCCGGGGGAAAATACGGGAAAGAGATTCGCCGTATTGTGGAATATTTGAAGAAGGCCGCGGAATATGCTTGTAACGAGCATCAGAAAGAGGTGATCGAGTTATTGATCCAGTATTACGAGACGGGTGATTTATCCTTGTTTGACCGTTACTCTATTGAATGGGTGAAAGAGGTGGCAGCCCCGATAGATTTTATCAACGGTTTTATTGAAGTGTATGGAGATCCGTTAGCATATAAGGCCAGCTGGGAATCCGTGGTTCAGATTATGGACGAAGAGGCCTGCAAGCGTACACGTAAATTGGCGGATAATGCTATGTGGTTTGAACGGAATGCACCGATTGATGAGCGTTTCAAGAAGAGTGAGGTGGTGGGTATTACGGCGAGAGTGGTACAGGCTGCCATGCTGGGTGGGGATTGCCATCCGGCAACTCCGATTGGGATTAATTTGCCGAATGCCGAATGGATTCGGGAACGTTATGGCAGTAAGTCGGTAACACTGGATAATATCACGTACGCGTACGACCGGGCTTCACTGAATTCCGGGGTACTGGACGAGTTTGCCTATTCGGACGAGGAAAAGGAATTGGTGAGAACGTACGGGTATGTCGGGGGAAACGTGCATACAGATTTGCATGAATGTCTGGGACATGGTTCCGGAAAGATGCTACCGGGCGTGGGACAGGAGGCGTTGAAAAATTATTATTCCACGATAGAAGAGGCTCGTGCGGACTTGTTCGCATTGTATTACGTGATGGACCCGAAACTGGTGGAGTTGGGGGTAATTCCCTCGTTGGAGGTGGCAAAGAGCGAATATTGCAATTATATCCGCAACGGTTTGGTGGTTCAGTTGACCCGGGTGAAGTTCGGAAATAATTTGGAAGAGTCGCACATGCGTAATCGCCAGTTAATAGCCTCTTGGGTTTACGAAAAAGGCAAAGCGGATAACGTGATCGAGCGGGTAAGTCGGGATGGAAAGACGTATTTCACGATCCGGGATTACGAGGCTTTGCGGAAACTGTTCGGGAGATTATTGGCCGAGGTGCAACGGGTGAAGTCGGAAGGTGATTTCGAGGGGGCTAGGAATTTGATCGAGAATTACGGGGTACGGATTGATCCCGTGTTGCATCAGGAAGTGCTGGAACGTTATCAAAAACTGAACGTGGCCCCATATGCCGGGTTTGTTAATCCGAAATATAGATTGGTGGAGGAAGAGGGAAAAGTGGTTGATGTGAAAATAGAATACCCGACAGATTTTCTGGCACAGATGCTGGAATACGGGGATAATAAATAA